A genomic stretch from bacterium includes:
- the narH gene encoding nitrate reductase subunit beta yields the protein MDVRAQISMVFHLDKCIGCHTCSVACKNIWTDRKGAEYQWWNNVETKPGTGYPGKWEDQDVYKGGWTRNGNGRIELKGAGKQKGLANIFHNPALPTIDDYYEPFTYDYLNLIEAPAGDDQPTARPISLITGEPMDVKMGPNWDDDLSGTPDYARNDPNLENLTPAERDAMFQLERMAFFYLPRICNHCLNPACVASCPSGAIYKRGEDGIVLINQKVCRAWRMCVTACPYKKSYYNWHTGKSEKCILCFPRMEAGYAPACMHSCVGRIRYIGVLLYDADRIEAAASADENDLVARQLDILMDPFDETVIAAAKANGIPDSTIKAAQDSPTYKFVKEWGMALPLHPEFRTLPMLFYVPPLLPVMASVTPSDGAQKEKLNTIAKRWEENRLYDTSTEELWGAIEQARFPLKYMASLFGAGDTTAVALRLKRLMAVRLYRRWKTVGDIAEEKMKQALAETGLTQESAEGIFYLTALAKFNDRFVIPPAHREQAIEMLEFTGDVKGSVGFGFRERPERGL from the coding sequence ATGGACGTCAGAGCACAAATTTCCATGGTCTTCCATCTTGACAAGTGCATCGGCTGTCACACGTGCAGTGTCGCCTGCAAGAACATCTGGACCGACCGCAAGGGCGCCGAGTACCAGTGGTGGAACAACGTCGAGACCAAGCCCGGCACCGGCTATCCCGGAAAGTGGGAAGACCAGGACGTTTACAAGGGCGGATGGACCCGAAACGGCAACGGACGTATCGAATTGAAAGGCGCGGGCAAGCAGAAGGGCCTCGCCAATATTTTCCACAACCCCGCCCTGCCTACGATCGACGACTACTACGAGCCGTTCACCTACGACTACCTGAATCTGATCGAAGCGCCCGCGGGTGACGATCAACCGACCGCGAGGCCGATTTCGCTCATCACGGGCGAACCGATGGACGTGAAGATGGGACCGAACTGGGACGACGATCTCAGCGGGACGCCCGACTACGCCCGCAACGATCCGAATCTTGAGAACCTGACGCCCGCCGAGCGGGACGCCATGTTTCAGCTCGAACGCATGGCGTTCTTCTACCTGCCCCGGATCTGCAACCATTGCCTCAATCCGGCGTGCGTCGCCTCGTGCCCGTCCGGCGCGATCTACAAACGCGGCGAGGACGGCATCGTCCTGATCAACCAGAAGGTGTGCCGCGCCTGGCGCATGTGCGTCACGGCTTGCCCTTACAAGAAGTCCTACTACAACTGGCACACCGGCAAGTCCGAGAAATGCATCCTGTGCTTCCCCCGCATGGAGGCCGGTTACGCCCCCGCATGCATGCACTCGTGCGTGGGGCGTATTCGTTATATCGGCGTTCTTCTCTACGACGCCGACCGGATCGAAGCCGCGGCGTCGGCCGACGAAAACGACCTGGTGGCGCGTCAGCTCGACATCCTGATGGATCCCTTCGACGAGACGGTGATCGCGGCGGCCAAGGCCAACGGCATTCCCGACTCGACCATCAAGGCGGCCCAGGACTCGCCGACGTACAAGTTCGTCAAGGAATGGGGCATGGCCCTGCCGCTCCATCCCGAATTCCGGACGTTGCCGATGCTCTTCTACGTGCCGCCGCTATTGCCCGTGATGGCGTCGGTGACGCCGTCGGACGGCGCCCAAAAGGAAAAACTGAATACCATCGCGAAGCGATGGGAGGAAAACCGGCTCTACGACACGAGCACCGAGGAGCTTTGGGGAGCGATCGAGCAGGCCCGCTTCCCGCTCAAATACATGGCGAGCCTGTTTGGCGCGGGGGATACGACGGCCGTCGCGCTACGCCTCAAGAGACTGATGGCGGTCCGGCTGTATCGCCGCTGGAAGACCGTGGGCGATATCGCGGAGGAAAAGATGAAGCAGGCCCTCGCCGAAACCGGCCTGACGCAGGAGTCGGCCGAAGGCATCTTCTACCTGACGGCGCTCGCCAAATTCAACGATCGCTTCGTGATCCCGCCGGCTCATCGCGAGCAGGCGATCGAGATGCTCGAGTTCACGGGCGACGTGAAGGGGTCCGTCGGCTTCGGCTTCCGGGAGAGGCCGGAGCGGGGGTTATAA
- the narI gene encoding respiratory nitrate reductase subunit gamma has protein sequence MNLPNAFLFAGLPYAAALIFLYGTIQRYRSKGFKVTSLSSQFLEGNALFWGTLPFHIGILVVFCGHLTAFLIPRGLLLWNSHPVRLIVLQVCAFAFGLSVAVGLLGLIYRRLTNRRVRMVTTRMDVAIEVLLLAQVILGLWIALGYRWGSSWFASDLTPYLRSLFALNPNISAVSAMPVVVKLHITGAWLILAIFPFTRLVHILVAPLHYIARPYQRVIWNWDRKAVRDPATPWSRVRPRNN, from the coding sequence ATGAATTTGCCGAACGCGTTTCTGTTCGCGGGGCTGCCCTACGCGGCGGCGCTGATCTTTCTCTACGGAACGATTCAGCGGTACCGCTCGAAGGGTTTCAAGGTCACCTCGCTTTCGTCGCAGTTCCTGGAGGGGAACGCGCTGTTTTGGGGCACCCTGCCCTTTCACATCGGAATCCTCGTAGTCTTCTGCGGTCACCTGACGGCCTTTCTCATCCCGCGCGGACTTTTGCTCTGGAACAGCCACCCGGTGCGCCTGATCGTATTGCAGGTCTGCGCGTTCGCGTTCGGCCTGAGCGTCGCGGTGGGTTTGCTTGGTTTGATTTATCGCCGGCTGACCAACCGGCGGGTGCGGATGGTGACGACGCGAATGGACGTTGCCATCGAGGTTCTTCTGCTGGCGCAGGTGATCCTCGGCCTGTGGATCGCGCTCGGATATCGCTGGGGTTCGTCCTGGTTCGCCTCGGATCTCACGCCGTATCTCCGATCGCTGTTTGCCCTCAATCCGAACATCTCGGCCGTGAGCGCGATGCCCGTCGTGGTCAAACTTCACATCACCGGCGCGTGGCTCATCCTGGCGATCTTCCCGTTTACGCGCCTTGTGCACATCCTGGTGGCCCCCCTGCACTACATCGCCCGGCCGTACCAGCGCGTGATCTGGAACTGGGACCGCAAGGCCGTGCGGGATCCGGCCACGCCCTGGAGCCGGGTGCGCCCCCGGAACAACTGA
- a CDS encoding nitrate reductase subunit alpha, whose protein sequence is MSWIQDIISPQTRQWEEFYRNRFQHDRIVRSTHGVNCTGGCSWQIHVKDGIVVWETQQLDYPLLEDSLPPYEPRGCQRGISYSWYLYSPLRIKYPLIRGALLDAFEKEKAAANGDAVLAWENLQKDPVKRAAYQKARGKGGFRRANWDTALELMAAANIYTAKKHGPDRVFGFSPIPAMSMLSYAAGSRFLQLFGGVNLSFYDWYCDLPTAFPEIWGEQTDVCESADWYNAKMIADMGACLNMTRTPDCHFFAEARHNGTKAVVFSPDFSQVCKYADQWVPLHAGSDGAFWMSVTHVILKEFHHETPTPYFIDYVKKHTDSPYLVKLEKSGDRFRPGRLVRANEIDRWKDIENGDWKFLNIDTDSNELVVPKGAVGHRWDKNPGNWNTLHENAADNRPYDPRLTLISDRDDTLPTEFTDFALDKTVVRSVPVRYIETTEGRVPVTTVYDLIMAQYGVGRGLAGDYPKDYDDPDAAYTPAWQETLTGIDSKTVLQFAREWAGTAAATSGKCMIIIGAGINHWYHANLMYRAGAMALMLSGCVGRNGGGLNHYVGQEKLAPVDSWSAIAFAKDWQGPSRLQQAPLWHYLNTCQYRYDGQFSRYNTVPKNALTAQHTADTIFQSVRNGWMPFYPQFDKNPLDLCREAQANGAVTDDEIVQYALEKLKSRDVQYAVGDPDAASNFPRVWYIWRGNAIMGSMKGHEYALKHYLGTHSNAIGKDSDEHTAEVKWHDVAPTGKMDLVVDLNFRMDSSALYSDIVLPAASWYEKADLNSTDLHSFIHPLSQAVAPVWESKSDWDIFKALAKATADCARKHMAGTHKDLVATPLSHDTADEITQPQVKDWYRGECEPIPGRTMHKMGVVERDYTKLYEKFITLGENVRSKGLGAHGNHYLCEEEYDQLIASRHFPTEVVDGKTLPSLREDNHAANVLLHLSTLTNGKLNMRAYRNMEKRTGLTLADLGAGSEDVHLTYEELQAQPRRYNTSPLWSGLMNDGRAYSAYTYNHDRRVPWRTLTGRQHFYLDHEFYLAYGENLPTYKPSPKPDVYGDLKETLKGGEAIVLNCLTPHGKWHIHSTYMENHRMLTLSRGCEPCWLSEKDATALGIEDNDWVEVYNDHGVYCTRACVSSRIPRGVCIVYHVPERTVGIPKSQVRGNRRAGGHNSFTRIHLKPNYLSGGYGQFSYHFNYWGPIAPQRDTHVIVKKMTTVVF, encoded by the coding sequence ATGAGCTGGATCCAGGACATCATCTCCCCCCAGACGCGCCAGTGGGAAGAGTTTTACCGCAACCGTTTTCAGCACGACCGAATCGTGCGCAGCACGCACGGCGTCAACTGCACGGGCGGATGTTCGTGGCAGATCCACGTGAAGGACGGCATCGTGGTCTGGGAGACGCAGCAGCTTGATTACCCGCTGCTTGAGGATTCGCTTCCGCCGTACGAGCCGCGCGGCTGCCAGCGCGGCATATCGTATTCCTGGTATCTCTACAGCCCGCTTCGGATCAAATACCCGCTGATCCGCGGCGCACTCCTTGACGCCTTCGAGAAGGAGAAGGCCGCGGCCAACGGCGACGCCGTCCTCGCCTGGGAAAACCTGCAAAAGGACCCCGTCAAACGCGCGGCCTATCAAAAGGCGCGCGGCAAGGGCGGCTTTCGCCGGGCGAATTGGGATACCGCGCTTGAATTGATGGCCGCCGCGAACATTTACACCGCCAAAAAACACGGGCCCGACCGCGTGTTCGGCTTTTCGCCGATCCCGGCGATGTCGATGTTGAGTTACGCGGCGGGCTCGCGGTTTCTGCAACTCTTCGGCGGCGTGAATCTGAGCTTCTACGACTGGTATTGCGACCTGCCCACGGCGTTCCCGGAAATCTGGGGCGAACAGACCGACGTGTGCGAGAGCGCCGACTGGTACAACGCCAAGATGATCGCCGACATGGGCGCGTGCCTGAACATGACGCGCACGCCGGACTGCCATTTCTTCGCGGAGGCGCGCCACAACGGGACCAAGGCGGTGGTCTTCTCGCCGGACTTCAGCCAGGTCTGCAAATACGCCGACCAGTGGGTACCGCTGCACGCGGGCAGCGACGGCGCGTTCTGGATGTCGGTGACGCACGTGATTCTCAAGGAGTTTCATCACGAGACGCCGACCCCGTATTTCATCGACTACGTCAAGAAACACACGGACAGCCCGTATCTGGTGAAGCTGGAAAAGTCCGGCGATCGCTTTCGCCCCGGGCGCCTCGTGCGGGCCAACGAAATCGACCGGTGGAAAGACATCGAAAACGGCGACTGGAAATTCCTGAACATCGACACGGACAGCAACGAGCTGGTCGTGCCCAAGGGCGCCGTCGGCCACCGCTGGGACAAGAACCCCGGAAACTGGAACACGCTGCACGAAAACGCCGCGGACAACCGGCCGTACGATCCTCGGCTGACCCTGATCTCGGACCGGGACGACACCCTTCCAACGGAGTTCACCGACTTCGCGCTCGACAAGACCGTCGTGCGTTCCGTGCCCGTGCGGTACATCGAGACGACCGAGGGACGCGTCCCGGTCACCACGGTTTACGATCTGATCATGGCGCAATACGGCGTCGGACGAGGCCTCGCGGGCGACTACCCGAAAGACTACGACGATCCGGACGCCGCCTACACGCCCGCCTGGCAGGAGACGCTGACCGGGATCGATTCCAAAACCGTCCTCCAGTTCGCGCGCGAGTGGGCCGGCACCGCGGCGGCCACGTCGGGCAAATGCATGATCATCATCGGCGCGGGCATCAATCACTGGTACCACGCCAACCTGATGTACCGCGCCGGCGCGATGGCGCTCATGCTATCGGGGTGCGTCGGCCGGAACGGCGGCGGGCTCAATCACTACGTCGGCCAGGAAAAACTCGCGCCGGTCGACTCCTGGTCCGCCATCGCGTTTGCCAAGGACTGGCAGGGGCCAAGCCGCCTGCAACAAGCGCCACTGTGGCACTACCTCAATACCTGCCAGTACCGGTACGACGGGCAATTCTCGCGATACAACACGGTTCCGAAAAACGCGCTCACCGCCCAGCACACGGCCGACACGATCTTTCAGTCGGTGCGCAACGGCTGGATGCCGTTTTACCCGCAGTTCGACAAGAACCCGCTCGACCTGTGCCGCGAGGCGCAGGCCAACGGCGCCGTGACGGATGACGAGATCGTCCAGTACGCGCTCGAGAAGTTGAAGAGCCGGGACGTTCAATACGCCGTCGGCGATCCGGACGCGGCGTCGAACTTCCCGAGGGTTTGGTACATCTGGCGCGGCAACGCGATCATGGGGAGCATGAAAGGGCACGAATACGCCCTGAAGCACTACCTGGGAACGCACTCCAACGCGATCGGAAAGGACTCGGACGAACACACGGCCGAGGTCAAATGGCACGACGTGGCCCCGACCGGCAAGATGGACCTGGTCGTGGACCTCAACTTCCGGATGGACTCGTCCGCGCTGTATTCCGACATCGTTTTGCCGGCGGCGTCCTGGTACGAGAAAGCCGACCTCAACAGCACGGACCTGCATTCGTTCATTCATCCCCTCTCGCAAGCGGTCGCCCCGGTGTGGGAGTCGAAGTCGGACTGGGACATCTTCAAGGCGCTCGCCAAGGCGACCGCCGACTGCGCCCGGAAGCACATGGCCGGAACGCACAAGGATCTCGTCGCGACGCCGCTGTCGCACGACACGGCGGACGAGATCACGCAACCGCAGGTCAAGGACTGGTACCGCGGCGAATGCGAGCCGATTCCCGGCCGGACCATGCACAAGATGGGCGTGGTCGAACGCGATTACACGAAGCTTTACGAGAAATTCATCACGCTCGGCGAAAACGTCCGCTCGAAGGGGCTCGGCGCCCACGGCAATCACTACCTGTGCGAGGAGGAGTACGACCAGCTCATCGCCTCGCGTCATTTCCCGACCGAGGTCGTGGACGGAAAAACCTTGCCGTCGCTTCGCGAGGACAACCACGCGGCGAACGTCCTGTTGCATCTGTCGACGCTCACGAACGGCAAGCTCAACATGCGGGCGTACCGCAACATGGAAAAGCGGACGGGATTGACGCTGGCCGATCTGGGCGCGGGCAGCGAGGACGTGCACCTCACCTACGAGGAGCTTCAGGCGCAACCCCGCCGATACAACACGTCGCCTCTGTGGTCCGGGTTGATGAACGACGGCCGCGCCTACAGCGCGTACACCTACAACCACGACCGGCGGGTGCCCTGGCGGACGCTGACGGGCCGCCAGCACTTTTACCTCGACCACGAGTTCTATCTCGCCTACGGCGAAAATCTTCCGACGTACAAACCGTCGCCGAAGCCCGACGTCTATGGCGATCTGAAAGAGACCCTCAAGGGCGGCGAGGCGATCGTCCTCAATTGCCTGACGCCGCACGGCAAATGGCACATCCATTCGACGTACATGGAAAACCACCGGATGCTCACCTTGTCGCGGGGATGCGAGCCGTGCTGGCTGAGCGAGAAGGACGCGACGGCGCTGGGGATCGAGGACAACGACTGGGTGGAGGTCTACAACGACCACGGCGTTTACTGCACGCGCGCGTGCGTCAGCTCGCGAATCCCCCGGGGCGTGTGCATCGTGTACCACGTGCCGGAGCGCACGGTCGGAATTCCCAAATCGCAGGTGCGGGGCAACCGGCGGGCCGGCGGGCACAACAGCTTCACCCGGATTCACCTGAAACCGAACTACCTCAGCGGCGGCTACGGCCAGTTCAGCTACCACTTCAACTACTGGGGTCCCATCGCGCCGCAACGGGACACGCACGTCATCGTCAAGAAAATGACCACGGTCGTCTTCTGA